A genomic window from Chitinophaga pollutisoli includes:
- a CDS encoding head GIN domain-containing protein, whose translation MKMQLTLMALLLCAMPFMTACDSVSGSGRIATENRSIRPFAQLEVAGSMDVYITQGRGGTAQLEAEDNILQFIELIEEGDKLRVRFRNNVSIRTNKDVKVYLATERLSMVEAAGSGDIKIEGHFTNDVPVKLSIAGSGDLEGGFSAPEVRVNIAGAGDVEVKGETRDLSVDIAGSGNCDASELLSETADVNIAGSGNVKLHASRAIKASIMGSGDIYYKGEPSVNLNKMGSGGVHKQ comes from the coding sequence ATGAAAATGCAACTCACGCTGATGGCCCTTCTCCTGTGCGCAATGCCATTTATGACGGCATGTGACTCGGTTAGCGGAAGCGGCCGCATAGCCACCGAAAACCGTTCTATACGCCCCTTCGCCCAATTGGAAGTTGCGGGCAGCATGGATGTATATATTACCCAGGGCCGCGGCGGAACCGCCCAGCTCGAAGCAGAAGACAATATTCTTCAGTTCATTGAGTTAATAGAAGAAGGCGACAAGCTCCGGGTTCGATTCCGCAACAATGTCAGCATCCGTACCAATAAAGACGTCAAGGTTTACCTCGCTACCGAGCGCCTGAGCATGGTGGAGGCCGCCGGATCGGGTGATATTAAAATAGAAGGCCATTTCACCAACGATGTGCCTGTGAAACTCAGCATCGCTGGTAGCGGCGACCTGGAAGGCGGCTTCAGCGCTCCTGAAGTCCGGGTGAATATCGCCGGTGCGGGTGATGTGGAAGTAAAAGGCGAAACCCGCGACCTGAGTGTGGACATTGCCGGCAGCGGCAATTGCGACGCCTCCGAACTGCTGTCCGAAACTGCCGACGTGAACATCGCCGGCAGCGGTAACGTAAAACTCCATGCCAGCCGCGCCATTAAAGCCTCGATCATGGGCTCGGGCGATATATATTATAAAGGAGAACCGTCCGTCAATCTCAACAAGATGGGATCGGGCGGCGTCCACAAGCAATAA
- the guaA gene encoding glutamine-hydrolyzing GMP synthase: protein MTEKILILDFGSQYTQLIARCIRELNTYCEIQPCNKPIEWEDSIKGIILSGSPFSVNDPMAPVVDIAAMAERVPVLGVCYGAQLMAKVFGGEVAKSSTREYGRAFLEHSDKEEPLFYDVNLKSQVWMSHADTIVRLPEVFTPIAHTDNIPVAAFKSLTLAKNPIHAVQFHPEVTHSIEGKQIIRNFLVHICGMHQEWTPAAFVQETVARIKEQVGDSKVVMALSGGVDSTVAAELIHKAIGQNLYCVFVDNGLLRKDEFETVLDSYKHMGLNVKGVNAKDLFYGELKGVSDPETKRKIIGRLFIEVFQQESKELKDIKFLGQGTIYPDVIESVSVNGPSATIKSHHNVGGLPEKMNMGLVEPLRFLFKDEVRRVGKEIGISDIFLARHPFPGPGLAIRILGEITPEKVHMLQEADAIYIELLREMGLYNQVWQAGTILLPVQSVGVMGDERTYEFTVALRAVTSTDGMTADWAHLPYEFLAKVSNDIINKVKGINRVVYDISSKPPATIEWE, encoded by the coding sequence ATGACAGAAAAGATCCTGATCCTCGATTTCGGATCCCAGTATACGCAACTGATTGCACGTTGCATCCGGGAACTGAATACTTATTGTGAAATACAGCCATGTAACAAGCCCATCGAATGGGAAGACAGTATTAAAGGCATTATTCTTTCCGGTTCACCTTTCTCCGTTAACGACCCGATGGCCCCGGTGGTAGACATCGCCGCCATGGCGGAGCGCGTTCCGGTACTCGGCGTTTGCTACGGCGCGCAGCTGATGGCCAAGGTTTTCGGCGGCGAAGTGGCCAAGAGCAGCACCCGTGAATACGGCCGCGCTTTCCTGGAACACTCCGACAAGGAAGAGCCCCTCTTCTACGACGTAAACCTGAAAAGCCAGGTGTGGATGAGCCATGCGGACACGATCGTTCGCCTGCCCGAAGTTTTCACCCCCATCGCTCATACCGATAACATTCCCGTGGCGGCCTTCAAAAGCCTCACGCTCGCCAAAAACCCCATCCATGCCGTGCAGTTCCACCCCGAGGTAACGCACTCCATCGAAGGGAAACAAATCATCCGCAACTTCCTCGTTCATATCTGCGGCATGCACCAGGAGTGGACGCCCGCGGCGTTCGTCCAGGAGACCGTGGCCCGTATCAAGGAACAGGTGGGCGACAGCAAGGTGGTAATGGCCCTCAGCGGCGGGGTAGACTCCACCGTTGCGGCGGAACTGATCCATAAAGCCATCGGCCAGAACCTGTACTGCGTGTTCGTCGACAACGGCCTGCTGCGCAAAGATGAGTTCGAAACCGTGCTCGACTCGTATAAACATATGGGTCTCAATGTGAAAGGCGTAAATGCAAAAGATCTTTTCTACGGGGAGCTGAAAGGCGTTTCCGATCCGGAAACCAAGCGCAAGATCATCGGCCGCCTCTTCATCGAGGTGTTCCAGCAGGAATCTAAAGAATTGAAAGACATTAAGTTCCTCGGCCAGGGTACCATTTACCCCGACGTGATCGAGTCCGTTTCCGTTAATGGCCCTTCGGCCACGATCAAATCGCACCACAACGTGGGCGGTTTGCCGGAAAAGATGAACATGGGACTGGTGGAACCGCTTCGCTTCCTCTTTAAAGATGAGGTTCGCCGCGTTGGCAAGGAGATCGGCATCAGCGACATCTTTTTGGCCCGCCACCCCTTCCCAGGCCCCGGCCTGGCGATCCGCATCCTCGGCGAGATCACCCCTGAAAAGGTGCACATGCTCCAGGAAGCAGATGCCATCTATATCGAACTGCTCCGCGAAATGGGCCTGTACAACCAGGTTTGGCAGGCGGGCACCATCCTCCTCCCCGTTCAGAGCGTGGGTGTGATGGGCGACGAACGTACCTACGAGTTCACCGTAGCGCTCCGCGCCGTAACGTCGACCGACGGGATGACGGCAGACTGGGCGCACCTCCCCTACGAGTTCCTCGCCAAGGTTTCGAACGACATTATCAATAAAGTAAAAGGTATCAACCGCGTGGTGTACGACATCAGCTCCAAACCGCCGGCAACGATAGAATGGGAATAA
- a CDS encoding ABC transporter substrate-binding protein: protein MNRTNLLSRLMVPMTLMLLLSACGIFRQAPQKTDGPPPSLSKPEKEEPKKPVEEQPVARVPFNVPAFSRDVKKDVYNIALFAPLYLDSVFATSLEIPGRTMPRYVLPGLEFYEGAQLALDSLARLGAKFNVQVYDSKARQNDPATLIRNGRLNNTDLIIGSVTAPEIKALSDFAKQKEINFVSATYPNDGGINGNPFFLITNSTLRSHVEAVQDYVQKGFANKNILVLRRNTPFEAGIYGHIKSAFEKMDYDKKSRIREVIWSDATTESQLSQYLLTDRPNVLIVTALDEAGAKGILRKLATQRATYPMHIFGMPTWDVMKFKEPEFEGITLYYTSPYYNDKSDVYSKYLTDAFRHKYKSRPSDMAFKGFEAVWYFANAITQDGLYFNKDLNKPGNRVFTTFNYQPVYLQENAETPDYFENKNIYIIQKGDSADFKMNAIN from the coding sequence ATGAACCGAACGAATCTTTTGAGCAGGCTGATGGTCCCGATGACGCTCATGCTCCTGCTTTCTGCCTGCGGAATTTTCCGCCAGGCGCCTCAGAAAACGGACGGCCCTCCTCCTTCGCTGAGCAAGCCTGAAAAGGAAGAACCCAAAAAACCCGTTGAAGAGCAACCCGTTGCGCGGGTCCCCTTCAATGTTCCCGCATTTTCCCGAGATGTGAAAAAAGACGTGTACAACATCGCGCTCTTCGCGCCGCTTTACCTCGATTCCGTTTTCGCCACTTCCCTGGAGATCCCCGGCCGCACTATGCCCCGCTACGTACTCCCCGGCCTCGAATTCTACGAAGGCGCACAGCTCGCCCTCGATTCCCTGGCCCGCCTCGGCGCTAAATTCAATGTGCAGGTGTACGACAGCAAAGCCCGCCAGAACGACCCGGCCACGCTCATCCGCAACGGCCGCCTCAATAATACCGACCTCATCATCGGATCGGTGACGGCACCTGAAATCAAAGCCCTGAGCGATTTCGCGAAACAAAAAGAGATCAACTTCGTATCAGCCACCTATCCCAACGACGGCGGCATCAACGGCAACCCCTTCTTCCTCATCACCAACAGCACCCTCCGCTCCCACGTGGAAGCCGTGCAAGATTACGTACAGAAAGGATTCGCCAATAAAAACATCCTCGTCCTCCGCCGCAACACGCCCTTTGAAGCTGGGATCTACGGCCATATCAAGTCCGCATTCGAAAAGATGGATTACGACAAGAAATCCCGTATCCGCGAAGTGATCTGGAGCGACGCGACCACTGAATCGCAGCTCTCCCAATACCTGCTCACCGACCGGCCCAACGTACTGATCGTGACCGCGCTTGACGAAGCAGGCGCCAAAGGCATCCTCCGCAAACTGGCCACCCAGCGCGCCACTTACCCGATGCACATCTTCGGCATGCCCACCTGGGACGTGATGAAGTTCAAAGAACCCGAATTCGAAGGCATCACGCTGTATTATACCTCGCCTTACTACAACGACAAGTCTGACGTATACAGCAAATACCTGACGGACGCTTTCCGCCATAAGTATAAATCCCGCCCATCGGACATGGCGTTCAAAGGATTCGAAGCAGTTTGGTATTTCGCGAATGCCATCACGCAAGATGGGCTGTATTTCAACAAAGACCTCAACAAACCGGGCAATCGCGTCTTCACCACCTTCAATTACCAACCGGTGTATTTGCAGGAAAACGCTGAAACGCCCGATTACTTCGAGAACAAAAACATATATATCATTCAGAAAGGCGATAGCGCGGACTTCAAGATGAACGCTATTAATTAA
- a CDS encoding ligase-associated DNA damage response exonuclease, with protein MQQPVLTFTEGGIYCPAGGFYIDPWKPADRAVITHAHSDHARWGSRHYLCTRDSVPLLQLRLGKEISVQGAGWGETVKIGGAELSFHPAGHMIGSAQVKVTVGGQTWVASGDYKTENDGISGAFEPLRCHTFITESTFGLPIYRWRPQTAIFNDIEAWMRENEAAGKQSILVAYSLGKAQRLLYNLAHTGKRFFVHGAIYNAHEVLLGAGWPLPPVELITPDTPKNDMKNHLIISPPSASDSAWMKKFAPYSLGVCSGWMQVRGNTRRMNADAGFAISDHADWTGLLQTIRATGAEKVFATHGFTSVLARYLEENDIPAEVVRTAYGGEEETTETNA; from the coding sequence ATGCAGCAACCCGTACTTACATTTACCGAAGGCGGTATTTATTGTCCGGCGGGCGGTTTTTACATCGACCCCTGGAAGCCGGCCGACCGCGCCGTGATTACCCACGCCCATTCCGACCATGCCCGTTGGGGCAGCCGGCATTACCTCTGCACGAGGGATTCCGTGCCGCTGCTGCAATTGCGGTTAGGGAAGGAAATTTCCGTGCAGGGCGCGGGTTGGGGGGAGACGGTGAAGATCGGCGGTGCGGAGTTATCGTTTCATCCCGCGGGGCACATGATCGGGTCGGCGCAGGTGAAGGTGACGGTGGGCGGGCAAACCTGGGTGGCCAGCGGCGATTACAAAACGGAAAACGATGGTATTTCCGGCGCTTTCGAGCCTTTGCGCTGCCATACTTTCATCACGGAAAGCACTTTCGGGCTTCCGATCTATCGCTGGCGGCCGCAAACGGCCATTTTCAACGATATCGAAGCCTGGATGCGGGAAAACGAAGCGGCGGGGAAGCAAAGTATCCTCGTTGCGTACAGCCTGGGGAAGGCGCAACGGCTGCTTTACAACCTGGCGCATACGGGAAAGCGGTTCTTCGTCCACGGTGCGATCTACAATGCGCATGAAGTGTTGCTGGGGGCGGGATGGCCCCTCCCGCCAGTGGAGCTTATCACTCCGGATACGCCTAAAAACGACATGAAAAACCATCTCATTATTTCTCCGCCATCAGCGTCCGATTCCGCCTGGATGAAAAAATTCGCACCCTACTCACTGGGCGTTTGCAGCGGCTGGATGCAGGTCCGCGGGAATACACGAAGAATGAATGCGGACGCGGGCTTCGCCATTTCGGACCATGCCGACTGGACGGGATTGCTGCAAACCATCCGCGCGACCGGCGCCGAAAAAGTTTTTGCAACGCACGGTTTCACCAGCGTGCTGGCGCGGTACCTGGAAGAAAACGACATCCCCGCCGAAGTGGTGCGCACGGCTTACGGCGGCGAGGAGGAAACCACTGAAACCAACGCCTGA
- a CDS encoding ATP-dependent DNA ligase: MHQFSQLISDLSHSTKTNEKLELLSRYFSTADERDKAWVLALFTGRRPRRAVNSAQMRLWCREVTGLPEWLFNECYHTVGDLGETIALLLPPPEQRDAGKPLHYWMEALIALEKAPEAEKSAFIRSAWEQLQPGERFVFNKLITGGFRIGVSQGTIVNAIAKAFSMESAVVSHMISGTWNPRETTLPQLLHNHHSNPDDSRPYPFFLAHALEGGPAVLGAPENWQAEWKWDGIRGQLIRRNGQVFLWSRGEELITEKFPEIASLLAKLPDGTVIDGEILAWDEALRRPLPFQNLQTRIGRKNLTKKQLQESPVVLLAYDLMEWLGQDIRPSPLRERRQLLESLVAEVDQPALKLSPVIAFSDWETLAALREQSRDNNSEGIMLKNAASAYQVGRRRGDWWKWKIDPFTVDAVMVYAQKGHGRRSNLYTDYTFAVRNGDQLVPFAKAYSGLTDAEIAEVDNWVKRHSVEKFGPVRTVTPELVFEIAFEGIAASNRHKSGIALRFPRIHRWRKDKPVSEINTLDDLKQLLAQQS, translated from the coding sequence ATGCATCAATTCTCGCAGCTTATATCAGACCTTTCGCACAGCACCAAGACCAACGAAAAGCTGGAGCTGCTCAGCCGCTATTTCTCCACGGCCGACGAGCGCGACAAAGCCTGGGTACTGGCCCTGTTCACCGGGCGGCGGCCCCGGCGCGCGGTGAACTCCGCGCAGATGCGGCTATGGTGCCGGGAGGTGACAGGGTTGCCGGAATGGCTGTTTAACGAGTGTTACCATACTGTGGGTGATTTGGGCGAAACCATCGCGTTGCTGTTACCGCCGCCGGAACAGCGCGACGCGGGGAAACCGCTGCATTATTGGATGGAGGCGCTCATCGCGCTGGAAAAGGCGCCGGAAGCGGAGAAATCGGCTTTTATACGCAGTGCCTGGGAGCAATTGCAGCCGGGCGAGCGGTTTGTATTCAACAAGCTGATCACGGGCGGGTTCAGGATCGGCGTGTCCCAGGGCACGATCGTCAATGCCATTGCGAAGGCTTTTTCGATGGAAAGCGCCGTGGTGAGCCATATGATCAGCGGCACCTGGAACCCGCGGGAAACCACGCTGCCGCAGCTGCTCCATAATCATCACAGCAATCCGGATGATTCACGGCCGTACCCATTCTTTTTGGCGCATGCGCTGGAAGGAGGGCCCGCAGTGCTGGGAGCGCCGGAAAATTGGCAGGCGGAATGGAAATGGGACGGCATCCGGGGGCAGCTGATCCGGCGGAATGGACAGGTTTTTCTTTGGTCGAGGGGCGAGGAGCTGATCACGGAGAAATTCCCGGAAATCGCTTCCCTGCTCGCTAAACTGCCCGACGGCACGGTGATCGACGGAGAAATCCTCGCCTGGGACGAAGCCCTTCGCCGGCCATTGCCGTTTCAAAACCTGCAAACCCGCATCGGCCGGAAAAATCTCACTAAAAAACAACTGCAGGAATCGCCGGTGGTGCTGCTGGCGTATGACCTGATGGAATGGCTGGGGCAGGATATCCGCCCCTCCCCGCTCCGCGAGCGCCGGCAATTGCTGGAAAGCCTCGTGGCAGAGGTTGACCAACCGGCACTGAAGCTTTCTCCCGTCATCGCGTTCAGCGATTGGGAAACATTGGCGGCGCTGCGCGAACAAAGCCGCGACAACAACAGCGAAGGCATTATGTTGAAAAATGCGGCATCCGCCTACCAAGTGGGCCGCCGGCGAGGGGATTGGTGGAAATGGAAGATCGATCCGTTTACGGTGGATGCGGTGATGGTGTATGCGCAAAAAGGACATGGACGGCGATCCAATCTATATACAGACTACACATTCGCGGTGCGCAACGGCGATCAGCTGGTTCCCTTTGCCAAGGCGTATTCCGGCCTCACCGATGCGGAGATCGCCGAGGTGGATAACTGGGTAAAAAGACATTCCGTGGAGAAGTTCGGGCCTGTGCGCACGGTGACGCCAGAACTGGTATTCGAGATCGCGTTCGAAGGCATTGCGGCGAGCAACCGGCACAAATCAGGCATCGCGCTCCGCTTCCCCCGCATCCACCGCTGGCGGAAAGACAAACCCGTTTCCGAGATCAATACACTTGACGACCTCAAACAGCTGTTGGCGCAACAATCCTGA
- a CDS encoding sulfite exporter TauE/SafE family protein, whose product MDLQAALLLVLIGFGIGTFGTLIGAGGGFILMPLLLLMYPDMAPDVLTSISLAVVCLNATSGSVAYARKKRIDYRSAAIFAVATLPGAILGAMATSVISRHTFNLILGGLLIVIAVFLFLKPGQGAYAKGTLKGKCVDRDLTERSGEQHQYRFNIWYGILISFAVGFISSLLGIGGGIIHVPALISVLNFPIHIATATSHFILAIMSLAGTVVHMIQGSFWEGWQTALAIGIGVVAGAQLGAGLSSKVKPKGIMIALAGALLIVGVRLLFT is encoded by the coding sequence ATGGACCTGCAGGCCGCATTGTTGCTCGTATTAATCGGATTTGGAATCGGAACCTTCGGCACCTTGATCGGGGCCGGCGGCGGCTTTATTTTGATGCCTTTGCTGTTGCTCATGTACCCGGACATGGCGCCTGACGTGCTCACGAGCATTTCGCTGGCCGTTGTTTGCCTGAACGCCACTTCCGGATCTGTGGCCTACGCCCGTAAAAAGCGGATCGATTACCGGTCGGCCGCCATCTTCGCCGTGGCTACTTTGCCCGGCGCGATTCTCGGCGCCATGGCCACCAGCGTCATCTCCCGGCACACTTTCAACCTGATTCTTGGGGGTTTGCTCATCGTAATCGCCGTATTCCTCTTCCTGAAACCCGGGCAGGGCGCCTATGCCAAAGGAACCCTCAAAGGCAAATGCGTTGACCGCGACCTTACGGAGCGCAGCGGGGAACAGCATCAGTACCGTTTCAACATCTGGTACGGCATCCTCATCAGCTTCGCCGTAGGCTTCATCAGCAGCCTGCTCGGCATTGGCGGCGGCATTATACACGTGCCCGCGCTGATCAGCGTGCTCAACTTCCCGATCCACATCGCCACAGCCACGAGCCATTTCATTCTCGCGATCATGTCGCTGGCGGGTACCGTAGTGCACATGATCCAGGGGAGCTTCTGGGAAGGCTGGCAAACTGCCCTCGCCATCGGCATCGGCGTGGTAGCGGGCGCCCAACTGGGCGCGGGGCTTTCCAGCAAAGTAAAACCCAAAGGCATCATGATCGCCCTGGCCGGCGCATTGCTCATCGTAGGCGTACGGCTGCTTTTTACCTGA